Part of the Cherax quadricarinatus isolate ZL_2023a chromosome 4, ASM3850222v1, whole genome shotgun sequence genome, CCGAAATCTACAGATGAATTCTATAGCAATTACCCTAGCATTGTTGAAACTGGATATAATTTTGCTCACCAAAATTTGAAAGTGGTAGAACCAGAGTTTTCCTTGTATATATCACAAGGTGAATTTGGTGTTGTGCCTGGAACAGATTCAAAGATTAAGATAATAGGTTCTGATAGTGCCACTACTTGTCACATTGTTATCATCAGACACCCAGCTGGAACTGTTGCTGTAGCTCACTTTGATGGTAGTAAAAATGAAGTGGCAGCCATTAATGCCATGGTTGAGAAGATCACAAATATTGAGAGAGGTTTAGATGGACTTCAGTTGTATGTTGTTGGAGGATATATGCCAGAGAAAGGTAGTAAAGAGGCCTCTAAAAAGGAAGCTGAACATCTTTCATTGAAAATATTGGCTATGTTGATCAGTCATAAGTGTTTATTCAAAGTCTCCTTGTGGTGTACCTGTCGTTTAAACACAATGGAGGGAAGCAGTGGACCACAGCCAATTGTATATGGTGTGGGTGTAGAAGTGTTGACTGGATCTATATTTCCTGCATGTTTTAAATCACACGAGCCAAACTTGCCTCTCAGATCAGCTTCTCGCTGGATTTCTGGGGACAAAAAATTGTATGACATATATGACCATCTTTCTGGAACAATAAGTATTGATCCTTTTTATTATTCAGGTATGGATTGGTTCAATGTATATCTTCAGCTTCCAGATGATCTGTTATTAAGAAATTTTTCTACTTCTCCAAAAGTTGAGCCTCCTGAATTTTGTCAGGATCTTAGGAAAGTTTTTAAAATTTTTGTGGATCATCCTAACCCACAGGAAACACTCTTTCCTGGCAAGAAATCTAAAAAGTATATAATTAATTCAAATGGAATCTGGGAATCGGTGCAGGGACAATGATAAAACAAATTAATattgggaaggagagtgaggaatAACTTGAAATAAATGTTCACCTGTAAAATGTGTGGATATAATCGAGGTGTTTGTGTTTACCTTTTTTCACGGTTGCTTTATACCGAGTTTCAAAATTTTGCCTTTATAAATGAAAGTTTAAGGTTTAACAAATATGAATGTGTAATCTATGGACTTCTTCTAATGTATTAATTTGCATGTTGTTTACAGTGTAATGGCATAAAAATAGTGCAATAAAATTGTAATTACTTGATCAAATATTTCTTGAAAATTGTGCATTAACTTGTATTATTAATTCCATTGCTGTCAAAACAAGTGCAAGCTGCTGCTGTTAGGATCTGGGAACTTTATGATAAATATTTTTGTGTCCATCTGTAATTACCTATTGTAGTTACCCAAGTAGAGATAGGCTTATGCTGTTCAGTCTTGTTTCAAATTGCCAGTGGGTTATATTGCACAAGTTTCAGAGTCTATTCTAATTATTGCTGCATGCACAAAAATCAATGTTAAAGCAAAATTTCATGATACTTATAatattttgctgatgacactgtgctcttgggagattctgaagagaagttgcagagattggtggatgaatttggtagggtgtgcaaaagaagaaaattaaaagtgaatacaggaaagagtaaggttatgaggataacaaaaatattaggtgatgaaagattggatatcagattggagggagagagacatggaggaggtgaatgtattcagatatttgggagtgggcgtgtcagcggatgggtctatgaaggatgaggtgaatcatagaattgatgaggggaaaagggtgagtggtgcacttaggagtctgtggagacaaagaactttgtccttggaggcaaagaggggaatgtatgagagtatagttttaccaacactcttatatgggtgtgaagcatgggtgatgaatgttgcagcgaggagaaggctggaggcagtggagatgtcatgtctgagggcaatgtggtgtgaatataatgcagagaattcgtagtctggaagttaggaggaggtgcgggattaccaaaactgttgtccagagggctgaggaagggttgttgaggtggttcggacatgtagagagaatggagcgaaacagaatgacttcaagagtgtatcagtctgtagtggaaggaaggcggggtaggggtcggcctaggaaaggttggagggagggggtaaaggaggttttgtgtgcgaggggcttggacttccagcaggcgtgcgtgagcgtgtttgataggagtgaatggagacgaatggtttttaatacttgacgtgctgttggagtgtgagcaaagtaacatttatgaaggggttcagggaaaccggcaggccggagttgagttttggagatgggaagtacagtgcctgcattctgaaggaggggtgttaatgttgcagtttaaaaactgtggtgtaaagcacccttctggcaagacagtgatggagcgaatgatggtgaaagtttttctttttcgggccaccctgccttggtgggaatcgaccagtgtgataataaaattaaatataaTATTTTGGGACAGTATAATAAATAAATGCTTTTTTTACAATCCCCAAATAGTGCACCAACAGTATGTATTCAAGGAATGAACAATGCTTAATTTCAAGCACCCCATACTCTGCCCcttaccccccaaaaaaaaatatcagaTGCTGGTTGCAATTTTGGGAGACCTCTAAGAAAAATAGAATGGGATTATTAAAAAGGGGTGAGAATGGAAGGATAAATTTAGATTATTTTGCCTTACACAAATAGCCACTTTGTAGGAGACaaacgttttggtctgacttggaccaggatatttgtgtactgttccagtcactattTTGTCTTTATTCTTTGCTTCATCTTTCCTGTTGCTAGGGGTTACTCCTTGAAGAGGGCTATACTAAAGCTACAGGCATGTTCCTCAGAGGCTGTAAAGCTTTGTATGACTAAAGGCTATACATGAAGACTGCATACTGGCATACCTGTGATAGTTGGCCAGTTGAATAATGATATcttacaaatacatgtacatatatggtatataggtctagctgacatcagtgacatactactacatagaaagctccttgttatgcagagcatttctggcaaattagatcATTgtccctggatgtgacccacaccagtcgactaactcccagatacccattttactgtgtgatgaatggtttgaaaaaccgacaagttgaagattgagacacttatgcaacatatgggaatctttattcaggaaacgtttcgccacacagtggcttcatcagtccaatacaaagtagaagggcgtaaggagaggaggagtttgaggtaatcagtccctcagcctggagtcgatgtgttcagtccatcaatccattttactgttgggtgaacatagacaactagCGTGaagaaacacgtccagtgtttcaACCTGCGCTGGGAATTGaacgcagaccctcgccgtgtgaagcgagaactttagccaccaggcattTCTATTTCTGTTTATATTATCtggtgatttttttatttttttattattaaacctTTGACTGTTgcgaccccaaatcctgaagtgtctgtGTTGTAAAAtattcaagaaaaaaaaatttctgcttatgaaatgatagagaatcttttcccgatggtaatgacaccaaaagtacgaaatttgatggaaaactcaaaGAATTACACTCGCGAAATTAGCGATCTCTGCGATatatacgcattggcgatttcgaccactttgaaccctattttcggccaattccattgttccattcaaccaaactcatagctatttctttagaacttcatttgttctatcgactgagtacaagaaaccacccatttaccgatttcaactacccaataaagtggtcagaaactggcaatttggtcaatttcacgcaaattagaaaatatgccaatttcaaaatagggtccagaataaacaatgcaaacattcctggcactaaaataacattttctctgttcattagccacgtctccaggcccctcttatattactcgtgctttctattttgaaattttatttacacaaaaaatagaagatctactgttatgcagactactgcattattggaataattgtataaataatgtcaacccattcgtgactgcgtatTAAAATGGCCAGTTGGACATatgttggatggtgatgtcatttgtttactcttgaacctCTGCAaatatcgaacatttccgctaatttgagctcaatttcaaggtccttttcatcatgaaaccaatcaaaatctctgtttctgtaatatgtctttcaagaaaacgagaatacaaccataaatgctGTACAAAAATACACCCCAAAGTCTGCGTTTTAATCCAAATACATggttgaagtttttttttctcgtgcactgcgtgctgcaggatttttttttatatgatgcacactgaccacacagacccattctctcacatgtgggcctaccagctttctcctgtttgATTTGAAGACGCTAGGATTTTGGCGTTTTAATGCGTCAaaaaacactggcttgtaagactTACATATATgatgaaaacagtcaaagggttaacccttaaactgtccaagcagatctacgttcacatgcgtagtgctccaaaagtagatctgttttttttacatattttcaaatataacaaaaaaaaaaaaagtagaaaagttttttttacattcgaatgttgaaaaaatgtagatctacgtttggacagtttacggGTTAATAATAAATCCTCCAAATattagagagcatgcatagttcctttgtataagggaAAAGTATACCAAATAGAaggaaaaattatagggggagatTCCATGGAagcagaggggaatgtatgatagtgtagtggtaccaacactcttatgtgggtttAATGTTacacatgggtggtgaatgttgccccaaggagaaggctggagatagtggagatgttgtgtctgagggcaatgtattgTGTgaaattatgcagagaatccattgcttggagattaggagaaggtgcggggtTACAAAAGGTATCCACAAGGCTGAGGGGTTAAGGTAGTTCAAATAtatagaggatggaacaaaatagaataacttggagggcatataaattggtagtggaaggaaggcagggtagggggtcattctaggaaaggttggaaggtgggggggggggtaaaggaggcttgcTTCGTGTGAGAGGCttagatttccagcaagcatgcacgagtgtgttagataggaatgagtggaagcaaatggttttcatgacttgatgtgctgttggagtgtgagcaaagtaacatttgtaaagggattcaggggaaaccagttagccggacttgagtcttggagatggtaagtacagtgaCTGTGGTTTGAGGAAGGGGTGGacatatgttgcagtttttgaactgtagtgtcgGCACGCCTCTGGCCAtttcccaccctgccttggtgggaagtgaccaatgtgttaataaaaaaaagtcaTGTTTTGTATACTGGGTATAGTATACAGTAGAATTATTATATTGAAAGGGTTAGAGGTAATAAAGAAAGTAGGAATGTAGAGCAGCAGGGAGGATTTATGAAGGGTAAGGGATTACTTGGAGattgcctggagagggttttgggggtcaatgccccatgtcttggtctgagaccaagcctcttggtggatcagggtctaatcaaccaggctgttactgctggccgcacttaaactgacgtacgaaccacagcccggctgatcaggtactgactttaggtgcctgtccagcgctttcttgaagacaaccaggggtctatttgtaatcccccttatgtatactgggaggcagttgaacagtcttgggtccctgacacctATGGTGTTGTGGGCCCGAGACTCTTCAACTGCTTCATAGCATATGAAGCCCGagcgtttacattgaagcatataagcgAACTGTATGCAAATAATGGTAAAGAGCTGCTTGTTGCATttatatggatttagaaaagacatgtaACAGTGGACAGATGAGCCGTGTGACAGATATtgaaaatgtatgaaagaggaggtGACTAAaagcatttaaattttttttatgcaATGAGACTCAGGGTAtataggagggagggagtgcacTAATTCCTAGTGAAAGCAGGATTTTTGTGGAGATGCATGATGTTACCACGTTTTTAGCATATTTATTGATGTACGAGatgtgaatgcttgggtgtttgGAAGAGGTGCATGATTAAATTGTGTTGGGTTGCATATGTGGTGGAAGTTTACTTTGTTGATGAGATGGTTCTTTttggggattctaaagaaaagttgctaaGGTTGATGGGCAAATTTaggaaggtatgtaaaagaaagaagTAAAAACAAACAGAGAGCAATGGGATGATGGTAATAGAATGCCTTGTCAGTTATAGATTCAATTTCAAActagaggaagagagtacagtggacccccgcataacgatggcatcgcatagcgatttttccgcataacgattacttttatcgcaaaatttttgccccgcataccgattaaaaacccgcataccgattttcgtccgagacgcgtccaatgtgccctcagccagcctcacatgtgccgctccgtcccattgtttaccagccagcctccgcggtaacatccaagcatacactcggaatatttcgtattattacagtattttcggtgctgtttctggaaaataagtgaccatgggccccaagaaagcttctagtgccaaccctgtg contains:
- the LOC128684225 gene encoding protein N-terminal asparagine amidohydrolase-like, which produces MVIVIEGVALIKCPKSTDEFYSNYPSIVETGYNFAHQNLKVVEPEFSLYISQGEFGVVPGTDSKIKIIGSDSATTCHIVIIRHPAGTVAVAHFDGSKNEVAAINAMVEKITNIERGLDGLQLYVVGGYMPEKGSKEASKKEAEHLSLKILAMLISHKCLFKVSLWCTCRLNTMEGSSGPQPIVYGVGVEVLTGSIFPACFKSHEPNLPLRSASRWISGDKKLYDIYDHLSGTISIDPFYYSGMDWFNVYLQLPDDLLLRNFSTSPKVEPPEFCQDLRKVFKIFVDHPNPQETLFPGKKSKKYIINSNGIWESVQGQ